A region of Sulfurimonas sp. DNA encodes the following proteins:
- the thiI gene encoding tRNA uracil 4-sulfurtransferase ThiI, with product MQNTSGKTQKFILKLFPEIMIKGSSAKRQMVGQLYNNLLNILERITPNIKVRKFSDKIEVVSPVEVLPEVRRRLLDTSGIEQILEAIQFDDMDTLDKIKVKVGELVIDSLEGKTFVVRAKRSGKHEFSSVEMEQTVGGYLLAHSSAKAVDLKNAEITVRMELIQNQLNLITTKYKGLSGFPIGTQGDILSLMSGGFDSTVASYLTMKRGIKTHFVFFNLGGNAHEIGVKQVALYLWSKFGSSHKVKFISVPFDDVLEEIFRSTPPSYMGVTLKRLMLKASGNIAESMEIDALLTGESVAQVSSQTLRNLAIIDKASDMLILRPLSTMNKPEIMSIANDIGTRHFAEAMPEYCGVISQNPITHGSFKRMEKVAKQFNYDVLDKAVQDAKSIYVHDVVDDVANLKAVEVIQDLKEKKYTVIDIRAEDETIETSCETINIPFHRLKSEFSKLPQDKEYLLYCEKGIMSQLHAQYLRDEYKCENVRVYRPKN from the coding sequence GTGCAAAATACATCAGGTAAAACACAAAAATTTATCTTAAAACTTTTTCCAGAGATTATGATTAAAGGTTCCTCTGCTAAACGCCAGATGGTCGGTCAACTCTATAATAATTTACTAAATATTTTAGAGAGAATTACACCAAACATAAAAGTAAGAAAGTTCTCTGACAAGATAGAAGTAGTTTCTCCTGTTGAAGTTTTACCAGAAGTAAGACGAAGACTTTTAGACACATCAGGAATAGAGCAAATACTTGAAGCCATACAGTTTGATGATATGGATACACTTGATAAGATAAAAGTAAAAGTTGGAGAACTTGTTATAGACTCTCTTGAAGGAAAAACCTTTGTAGTGAGAGCAAAACGCAGTGGAAAACATGAGTTTAGTTCAGTTGAGATGGAGCAAACTGTTGGTGGTTATCTGCTCGCTCATTCAAGTGCCAAAGCCGTAGATCTTAAAAATGCAGAGATTACGGTTCGTATGGAACTCATACAAAACCAACTCAACCTCATCACTACAAAATACAAAGGTCTTAGTGGTTTTCCAATCGGTACACAAGGAGATATTTTATCTTTAATGTCGGGTGGATTTGACTCTACTGTGGCATCTTACCTTACTATGAAACGCGGTATAAAAACTCACTTTGTATTTTTTAACCTTGGCGGAAATGCTCATGAAATAGGCGTAAAACAAGTCGCACTTTATCTATGGTCTAAGTTTGGCTCATCTCATAAAGTGAAATTTATTTCTGTACCTTTTGATGATGTTTTAGAAGAGATATTTCGCTCAACACCACCTTCATATATGGGAGTTACTCTTAAGCGCTTAATGCTCAAAGCATCTGGGAACATTGCAGAGTCTATGGAGATAGATGCTCTTTTAACGGGAGAGAGTGTTGCTCAAGTTTCTAGTCAAACTCTGCGTAACCTTGCCATAATAGACAAAGCAAGTGATATGCTAATCCTTCGCCCTCTTTCAACTATGAACAAACCAGAGATTATGTCTATAGCAAACGACATAGGAACTAGACACTTCGCTGAAGCAATGCCTGAGTATTGTGGTGTTATTTCTCAAAACCCTATCACTCATGGCTCTTTTAAACGAATGGAAAAAGTTGCCAAACAGTTTAACTACGATGTTTTAGATAAGGCAGTCCAAGATGCTAAAAGCATCTATGTTCATGATGTTGTAGATGATGTAGCTAACTTAAAAGCAGTAGAAGTTATTCAAGACTTAAAAGAAAAAAAATATACAGTTATAGATATTCGCGCAGAAGATGAAACGATAGAGACAAGTTGTGAAACTATCAACATACCTTTTCATAGACTAAAATCAGAATTTTCAAAATTACCACAAGATAAAGAGTATCTACTGTATTGTGAAAAAGGTATTATGAGTCAGCTTCATGCTCAGTACTTAAGAGATGAGTACAAGTGTGAAAATGTAAGAGTTTACAGACCAAAGAATTAA
- a CDS encoding DUF2157 domain-containing protein, which translates to MKTKSTQTAQQRTDQVKSFQAELEILQDTDVVALTNEQNEKIKRHHQNLLSSYSLEFDIDTSKNEKQLSLGMKIVSFLAALGLAFSIFFLFLQFWGSFSESTQVFILIFTPTILLFATYYLSKQHNKDYYTKISALLTFTTFVLNLSMLGQIFNITPSPNAFFVWSLFAFLLAYALNARLLLGVGIIFFSFFLSAKVGVWGGAYWINFSNHPENFFPVALILFLLSFINHSKHTNFDVVYRYFSMFLFFLPVLILSNYSSISYINMDKDFLEGFYQLVGFGFSAFAIFIGIKKGLSEVTNMGNIFFVIFLYTKFYNWWWDWMPKYVFFLIIGVSAVFILMILKKFRNELLKNTQEKIS; encoded by the coding sequence ATGAAAACTAAATCAACTCAAACAGCTCAACAAAGAACAGATCAAGTAAAGTCATTTCAAGCCGAATTAGAAATACTGCAAGATACAGATGTTGTTGCACTTACTAATGAACAAAATGAAAAGATAAAAAGACACCACCAAAACCTTTTATCTAGCTACTCTTTAGAGTTTGACATAGATACAAGTAAAAATGAAAAACAGCTTAGTCTTGGCATGAAAATAGTTTCATTTTTAGCGGCTCTTGGATTGGCTTTTAGTATATTTTTTCTATTTTTACAGTTTTGGGGAAGTTTTAGCGAAAGTACACAAGTTTTCATTCTTATTTTTACTCCAACTATTTTACTTTTTGCTACCTACTACCTATCAAAGCAACATAACAAAGACTACTATACAAAGATTTCAGCCCTACTTACTTTTACTACATTTGTTTTAAATCTATCTATGCTTGGTCAAATATTTAACATCACACCATCACCAAATGCTTTTTTTGTATGGTCACTATTTGCTTTTTTACTAGCTTATGCTTTAAATGCTAGACTACTTTTAGGAGTAGGAATCATATTCTTTTCATTTTTCTTATCAGCAAAAGTTGGAGTTTGGGGCGGAGCTTATTGGATTAACTTCTCAAATCATCCTGAAAACTTTTTTCCAGTTGCTTTGATTTTATTTTTACTCTCTTTTATAAATCATTCCAAACACACAAATTTTGATGTAGTATATAGATATTTTTCTATGTTTTTATTTTTCCTACCTGTTTTAATCCTCTCAAACTACTCCTCCATAAGTTATATAAATATGGACAAAGATTTCTTAGAAGGATTTTACCAACTTGTAGGATTTGGCTTTAGTGCTTTTGCCATCTTCATTGGTATAAAAAAAGGTTTATCAGAAGTTACAAATATGGGAAATATCTTTTTTGTTATTTTTCTTTATACAAAATTTTACAACTGGTGGTGGGATTGGATGCCAAAATATGTCTTCTTTTTAATCATAGGCGTAAGTGCTGTTTTCATACTTATGATACTTAAAAAATTTAGAAATGAGTTGCTAAAAAATACACAGGAAAAAATATCATGA
- a CDS encoding DUF4824 family protein, producing the protein MKILKPSFKLFAAAFALLILTNIVVLLGIYLNRSGDTTSEAILTQRELEVPYYMDKENNSISLKIVYRNINKVNNSYYNNYNDWLDLIKLKELGFDTDKYLTSKKNANKPTKEVFVVLEYNGESYKNSLKLAEETFAKKEALYNADKSKQRAYKSAKNGLTREQTSASRLFAIDAGLDYDVLRQKYTNKANFIIVKGLVKIYIEYKKKIIYGYIQQLHIQNIHLPYEFKHLLKNVEPIDKYNEEQNTYPSYKVGVKYGSSFEPWITSLKYIN; encoded by the coding sequence ATGAAAATATTAAAACCTTCTTTTAAGCTTTTTGCAGCAGCTTTTGCATTATTGATTTTGACTAACATTGTTGTACTTCTTGGCATCTACCTTAACAGATCTGGCGACACAACATCTGAGGCGATACTAACGCAAAGAGAGCTTGAAGTACCATATTATATGGACAAAGAGAACAATAGCATATCTCTTAAAATTGTATATAGAAATATAAATAAAGTAAACAATTCATATTATAATAATTATAATGATTGGCTAGACCTTATTAAACTAAAAGAGTTAGGCTTCGATACAGATAAATATTTGACTTCTAAAAAGAATGCAAACAAACCAACTAAAGAAGTCTTTGTAGTTCTAGAATATAATGGCGAATCATATAAAAATTCTTTAAAATTAGCAGAAGAAACATTCGCAAAAAAAGAAGCTTTATACAATGCTGATAAGAGCAAGCAAAGAGCTTATAAAAGTGCCAAAAATGGCCTTACTCGTGAACAAACATCAGCATCTAGACTTTTTGCGATAGATGCAGGTTTAGACTATGATGTATTAAGACAAAAGTACACCAACAAAGCCAATTTCATTATAGTTAAAGGACTTGTAAAAATCTATATCGAGTATAAAAAGAAAATAATATATGGCTATATTCAACAACTTCACATACAAAATATTCATCTGCCTTATGAATTTAAGCATCTTTTAAAAAATGTAGAACCAATAGACAAATATAATGAGGAACAAAATACCTATCCAAGCTACAAAGTAGGAGTAAAATATGGAAGTAGCTTTGAACCGTGGATTACTTCTTTGAAATATATTAATTAG
- the infC gene encoding translation initiation factor IF-3, giving the protein MNDDIRVDELRCNIDGGESLGIISTDEAMSKANELGLDLVLIAPGAKPPVAKIMDYGKYRYQEEKKLKEQRKNQVKIVVKEIKLSVKIAENDVAYKVKHAREFLEKGFHVKFRVFLRGREMAHPEAGKEVLLRVWPMVEDIGVMEKPPKFEGRYFNMYVTPQK; this is encoded by the coding sequence ATGAATGACGATATCCGTGTTGATGAACTGCGTTGCAATATAGATGGAGGAGAGTCTTTAGGAATTATTTCTACTGATGAAGCTATGAGTAAGGCAAATGAGTTAGGACTAGATTTAGTTTTAATAGCTCCAGGTGCAAAACCACCAGTTGCAAAAATTATGGACTATGGTAAATACAGATACCAAGAAGAGAAAAAACTCAAAGAGCAGAGAAAAAATCAAGTAAAAATAGTTGTTAAAGAGATAAAATTATCTGTTAAAATCGCTGAAAATGATGTAGCTTATAAAGTTAAACATGCAAGAGAATTTTTAGAAAAAGGTTTTCATGTTAAGTTCCGTGTATTTTTAAGAGGTCGTGAAATGGCACATCCAGAAGCTGGAAAAGAAGTTCTTTTAAGAGTTTGGCCAATGGTTGAAGATATTGGTGTTATGGAAAAACCACCAAAATTCGAAGGTCGTTACTTCAATATGTATGTGACTCCTCAAAAGTAG
- a CDS encoding undecaprenyl-diphosphate phosphatase, with product MNIYDSVILGIIEGFTEFLPISSTGHLIVASEFLGIEQTSVTKAFSVIIQFAAILAVFFNYKDKFTIGKISLWTKVFIAFIPIGAVGFVFSSQIKALFSINIVAVMFIVGGIVFLIVEKFFIKEHSSKTITDVEKISTKQAMIIGVAQVFALIPGTSRAGSTIIGALLLNISRKASAEFSFLLAFPVMSAVTAYDILKHYHEFNDANIITLVVGFVVSFLVALITIKLFLKFLEKFTFVAFGIYRIFFGILLLIVFN from the coding sequence ATGAATATTTATGACTCAGTAATTTTAGGTATTATCGAAGGGTTTACGGAGTTTTTACCCATTTCTTCTACAGGGCACTTAATTGTTGCTAGTGAATTTTTAGGGATAGAACAAACTTCAGTAACAAAAGCCTTTTCGGTAATCATACAATTTGCTGCAATTTTAGCTGTTTTTTTTAATTATAAAGATAAATTTACTATTGGTAAAATCTCATTATGGACAAAAGTTTTTATTGCTTTTATTCCTATTGGGGCAGTTGGTTTTGTATTTTCTTCACAAATAAAAGCACTATTTAGTATTAATATTGTTGCTGTAATGTTTATAGTAGGAGGCATTGTTTTTTTAATAGTTGAGAAATTCTTCATAAAAGAGCATAGCTCTAAAACTATAACTGATGTAGAAAAGATAAGTACAAAACAAGCTATGATAATTGGTGTAGCACAAGTATTTGCTCTTATACCTGGAACAAGTAGAGCTGGTTCTACTATCATCGGAGCTTTACTTCTTAACATAAGTAGAAAAGCAAGTGCAGAGTTTAGTTTTTTACTTGCTTTTCCTGTCATGAGTGCTGTAACAGCCTATGACATATTAAAACATTATCATGAGTTTAATGATGCAAATATTATTACTTTAGTGGTTGGTTTTGTGGTTTCATTTTTAGTTGCTCTCATAACTATAAAACTATTTTTAAAATTTTTAGAAAAATTCACCTTTGTTGCTTTTGGAATATATCGCATATTTTTTGGAATTTTATTACTAATTGTTTTTAATTAA
- a CDS encoding MFS transporter, which produces MFKKVFPLSAILSLRFLGLFLVLPVISIYALELEGSTPMLVGVVVGGYALTQAIFQVPFGTMSDKIGRKPTLLVGLLIFFVGSLICAYSTDIYTLMFGRFLQGAGAIGSVITAMISDLVEEEIRGKAMAIMGGSIAMSFALAMGLGPVIGAAYGVDTLFIITAVLSILAIAILFTKVPTPPRIKHIYHGVVKTSDILKDSNLLNMIIINAMQKGLMTAAFVLIPIILTSDAFAWEKSDLYMAYLPAMVLGLIAMGPAAVFGEKYNKPKQIFLISIVLFIGAFLTMGLTTNSTMFIVGVSMFFIAFNMMEPLVQSMITKFAKVHQKGAALGISNSIAYFATFVGGTFTGLMLDISDRQTIGISIAVTATIWLLWTLRLQNPIKHSHLYLSQDSVDATKLEELEHEHIAEWYINENEKLIVIKYVTSAISKDELKAKISL; this is translated from the coding sequence ATGTTTAAAAAAGTTTTTCCACTGTCTGCAATACTCTCACTTAGATTTCTAGGTCTTTTTTTAGTTTTACCTGTTATCTCCATATATGCTCTTGAACTTGAAGGCTCAACTCCTATGCTTGTTGGAGTTGTAGTTGGTGGGTACGCTTTAACTCAGGCAATCTTTCAAGTTCCTTTTGGAACAATGAGTGACAAAATAGGGCGTAAACCAACTCTTTTAGTTGGTCTTCTTATCTTTTTTGTTGGCTCACTTATCTGTGCATATTCAACTGATATATACACTCTAATGTTTGGTAGATTTCTTCAAGGTGCTGGAGCAATTGGTTCTGTTATAACTGCAATGATTTCTGATTTAGTTGAAGAAGAGATTCGTGGTAAAGCAATGGCTATCATGGGAGGCTCTATCGCTATGAGTTTTGCACTTGCTATGGGACTTGGTCCAGTTATAGGTGCTGCCTATGGTGTTGATACCCTTTTTATCATAACTGCTGTTTTATCTATCTTAGCTATCGCTATTCTTTTTACAAAAGTTCCAACACCTCCGCGTATTAAACATATTTATCACGGTGTTGTAAAAACTTCAGATATTTTAAAAGACTCAAATCTTCTAAATATGATTATAATAAACGCTATGCAAAAAGGTCTTATGACAGCTGCTTTTGTTCTTATTCCTATTATTCTTACTAGCGATGCTTTTGCTTGGGAAAAGTCTGACTTATACATGGCATATCTTCCTGCTATGGTTCTTGGTCTTATCGCTATGGGACCAGCGGCAGTATTTGGTGAAAAGTACAACAAACCAAAACAAATATTTTTAATCTCTATTGTTCTCTTCATTGGAGCTTTTTTAACTATGGGTCTTACAACAAACAGTACTATGTTCATAGTTGGTGTTTCAATGTTCTTTATAGCTTTTAATATGATGGAACCTTTAGTTCAATCAATGATAACAAAGTTTGCAAAAGTTCATCAAAAAGGTGCAGCCTTAGGTATTTCTAACTCTATCGCTTATTTTGCTACTTTTGTAGGTGGTACTTTTACAGGTTTAATGCTCGATATTAGCGATAGGCAAACCATTGGCATCTCTATTGCCGTAACTGCTACTATTTGGTTGCTATGGACTCTAAGATTACAAAATCCAATAAAACACTCGCATCTATACTTATCTCAAGATAGCGTAGATGCAACTAAACTTGAAGAATTAGAACATGAGCATATCGCAGAATGGTATATAAATGAAAATGAAAAGCTTATAGTTATTAAATATGTGACTTCCGCTATAAGTAAAGATGAGTTAAAAGCAAAAATATCTTTATAA
- the rdgB gene encoding RdgB/HAM1 family non-canonical purine NTP pyrophosphatase, which translates to MKLVLATSNKGKVREIKALCEDYEVVAYNELIKEFEIVEDGDTFKENALIKARAVFKVLGDEEAIVVADDSGISVDILDGKPGIYSARHAGVDANDKDNLYKLINDIKIKGAKSSPAHYTAAIAIVTKGYEYCVHGWMYGTAHAEAKGDGGFGYDPMFIPLGYDKTLGELDEEIKKSLSHRAKALSLAKKILQTL; encoded by the coding sequence TTGAAATTAGTTTTAGCTACATCTAATAAAGGTAAAGTAAGAGAAATAAAAGCATTATGTGAAGATTATGAAGTAGTTGCATATAATGAACTGATAAAAGAATTTGAAATAGTTGAAGATGGAGATACTTTCAAAGAAAACGCACTTATAAAAGCAAGAGCAGTTTTTAAAGTGCTTGGAGATGAAGAAGCAATTGTTGTAGCGGATGATAGTGGGATAAGTGTAGATATCCTTGACGGAAAGCCTGGCATCTATAGTGCAAGACATGCAGGAGTAGATGCAAATGATAAAGATAATTTGTATAAGTTGATAAATGATATAAAAATTAAAGGTGCTAAATCTTCACCTGCTCACTATACAGCAGCCATAGCGATTGTTACAAAAGGTTATGAATATTGTGTTCATGGTTGGATGTATGGTACGGCACACGCTGAGGCGAAGGGTGATGGTGGTTTTGGATATGACCCTATGTTTATTCCACTAGGATACGATAAAACTTTGGGTGAATTAGATGAAGAGATTAAAAAAAGTTTATCTCATAGAGCTAAAGCTTTAAGCCTTGCTAAAAAAATCTTACAAACTTTATAA